The Campylobacter sp. CN_NE2 region TATAACGCCACTAACAAAGCTAGTTGATACCGAGCTTTATTTTAGCAACTACACTCCAAAAAATTATGATGAAAAATTTTACGGCATCATCACTGCAACCGATGCTTTGGGCTTTTCGTTAAATATTCCTGCCGTAAAATTAAATTCAATTTTAGGAAAAAATTCGCTTTTTTACACTCTACAAAAGGCGAATTTAACCGATTTTGATGAAGCATATTATGGTGCAGGTATCGCTCTTGGTGGAATTTCGCTTTCACTTTTGGATTTAACTCACCTTTATAGCGTGTTTGCAAAGGACGGAAAGCTAAAACCGCTTGAAATAGCAGGTCGTATCATAGGGAAAAACGAGCAAATTTTAACTCCACAAAGCGCGTATTTGGTTACAAAAATGCTAGAAAATGCCCCGCGAAGTTACCTAAATTCAGTTTGGAAAAATACCGAAAATAAGCCAAATTTAATGTTTAAAACAGGCACAAGTGCAGGCGCAAAAGACCTTTATACGGTAGCTCTCACGCCAAAATTCACGCTTGGCGTTTGGCTTGGGAATTTTGACGGAAGCAAAACAAACGATTTAAGTGGCGGAATAAGCGCAGCACGGGTTGCTTTTAATATGTTTGATTATTTGGATAAAAATTATGAAATTTCAAATTTTAACCAGCCACAAGGTATCCAAAAACACAAAATTTGCACCGATTTTTACTATGAAAATAGCTGCAAAGACGAAAAAGAAGATTTTGTCATAGAAGGTGTAGATAGAAATTTAAGTTGCGAAATTTACAAAAACGAAGAGCTTTTTTATCTTTTGAAAAATAATTTTTTAGATACAAAAGAACTTGAAAATGGGCATTGTGGTGCTAAATTTAAAAGCTTAAAGCCTATTTTAAACGATATTAATGAAAAAAAGTTTCTAGCTTTAACGGACGGAAAAATAAATTTAAAAATTCACTGTACGGCGATTTTTGGCGATGAAATTTTTATCTCATTTGACGATGGAAATTACACACAGATACCAAATTCAAAGCCGTTTTTTAAGGAATTTAGTATAGGCAAACATATCGTTAAATGCCTTGATAATTATTCAAATTTAACCCGCGCAAACTTCGAAATTACCGAATAATTTCCAAATTTATTCATAAAAAAGCATTGAAGATATATAATTTTAAAATTCAAATAAAACTACGGAGAAAAAAATGTTGAAAAAAATTTTGATTTTGCCGTTTTTATGTGGCATGGCTTTTGGTGTGAGCGTGATGCAAAAGGGAAACTATATCGAATTTAGCGATATTTTCATGGATAAAAAATTTTCTATCACACAAGATGAAATTTTTAAATGCGAACCCAAAATAAACGGAACTTACGAATTTATCGATAACGGCGAAATTAGGACAATCAAATTTTATCCAAAAACTCCGTTAATAGCAGGAAAAAAGTATAATTGTTCGCTTCCGGACGGCGGCGAATTTAGCTTTTCTACAAATTCGTTTGGACTAAGCGAATTTCGCAAAATAAAAAGTGGTTTAGTTGTCGCCAAATTTAACGATTTTGTCGATATTGATGAGCTGAAATCAAATTTAACTGTATATAAAATGGAAAATTTGGCAAAAAACGATATAACGCATGAAATTCGCACAGCTGATTACAAGACATTTTTTATCGATTATAACGCTAAAATGGATAAAATCGCCGTTGAGATTTCTAATTCTTTGAAATCTAAATTCGGCGTAAAAATCAAATCAGGTAAGATTTTAAAAACCG contains the following coding sequences:
- the pbpC gene encoding penicillin-binding protein 1C, which encodes MKKIVLKFAKICLIFLALCFGSFLILDRLFPLNLEMLNKPKSQILLDRNDKIINMKIAKDDIWRFYANLGEIPQNLKQSVLFFEDRHFYNHFGVNFFSLLRAFAYNFTQNSTQRLGGSTITMQVARMMNPKERTYANKIIEIFNAFQLEFHYTKDEILTMYFNLAPYGGNIEGVKTAAYFYFGKNLNELSIAQSALLSVIPKNPNKNRLDRISNVNKLKNRLITELYKGKIIDENQKIRAINEPFENTRLAYANNAVHYANLAFTNGVKKANLDLQIQTALENFLKNEIENLKSKSVANGAAVLIDNEKMQVIAYAGSHDLNAKFGQNDGVKSSKNVGSTLKPFIYAKALEMGIITPLTKLVDTELYFSNYTPKNYDEKFYGIITATDALGFSLNIPAVKLNSILGKNSLFYTLQKANLTDFDEAYYGAGIALGGISLSLLDLTHLYSVFAKDGKLKPLEIAGRIIGKNEQILTPQSAYLVTKMLENAPRSYLNSVWKNTENKPNLMFKTGTSAGAKDLYTVALTPKFTLGVWLGNFDGSKTNDLSGGISAARVAFNMFDYLDKNYEISNFNQPQGIQKHKICTDFYYENSCKDEKEDFVIEGVDRNLSCEIYKNEELFYLLKNNFLDTKELENGHCGAKFKSLKPILNDINEKKFLALTDGKINLKIHCTAIFGDEIFISFDDGNYTQIPNSKPFFKEFSIGKHIVKCLDNYSNLTRANFEITE